From a region of the Nothobranchius furzeri strain GRZ-AD chromosome 12, NfurGRZ-RIMD1, whole genome shotgun sequence genome:
- the ndufab1b gene encoding NADH:ubiquinone oxidoreductase subunit AB1b produces the protein MAARVLLQCVRSCARPSLRLCSGNLAVRAAVIPAVSTHRPLSLAADRQRTRWFVRSPILSVGVLCRQYSDLPPLTLETIKDRVMYVLKLYDKINPETLQTSSHFMKDLGLDSLDQVEIIMAMEDEFGFEIPDAEAEKLMTPEEIVQYIADKKDVYE, from the exons ATGGCAGCCCGTGTCCTGCTGCAGTGTGTCCGCTCGTGTGCCCGGCCCTCGCTGAGGCTTTGCTCCGGTAACCTCGCAGTCAGAGCCGCTGTCATACCGGCAGTCAGTACCCACCGACCTCTCTCCTTGGCCGCCGACCGCCAGAGAACGCGGTGGTTCGTTCGGAGCCCG ATCCTCTCGGTGGGTGTGCTGTGCCGACAGTATAGCGACCTCCCCCCTCTCACTCTAGAAACCATCAAAGACCGCGTCATGTATGTACTGAAGCTGTACGATAAAATCAACCCAGAAACG CTGCAGACATCCTCCCACTTCATGAAGGATTTGGGCTTAGACAGCTTGGACCAGGTGGAGATCATAATGGCCATGGAAGATGAGTTTG GATTTGAGATCCCAGACGCAGAGGCAGAGAAGCTGATGACTCCAGAGGAGATTGTACAGTACATCGCAGACAAAAAAGATGTTTATGAATAA
- the dctn5 gene encoding dynactin subunit 5, protein MELSEIFYNKAEYIETASGNKVSRQSVLCGSQNIVLNGKTIVMNDCIIRGDLANVRVGRHCVVKSRSVIRPPFKKFSKGVAFFPLHIGDHVFIEEDCVVNAAQIGSYVHIGKNCVIGRRCVLKDCCKISDNTVLPPETVVPPFTVFSGCPGLFSGELPECTQDLMIDVTKSYYQKFLPLSQI, encoded by the exons ATGGAGCTTTCTGAAATATTTTACAACAAAGCGGAGTACATTGAGACG GCATCTGGGAACAAAGTGAGCCGGCAGTCCGTGCTGTGTGGGAGTCAGAACATTGTCCTCAACGGCAAA accATAGTGATGAATGACTGCATCATCAGGGGGGACCTGGCTAACGTCAGAGTGGGGAGACACTGTGTTGTGAAAAGCCGGAGTGTTATAAGACCACCGTTCAAAAAGTTCAGCAAAGG AGTGGCGTTTTTCCCTCTGCACATCGGAGACCACGTCTTCATTGAGGAGGACTGCGTGGTCAACGCGGCACAGATTGGTTCCTACGTCCATATTGGGAAGAACTGTGTTATA GGTCGTCGGTGCGTTCTCAAAGACTGCTGCAAGATCTCAGACAACACCGTCCTTCCTCCTGAGACGGTGGTGCCGCCTTTCACCGTCTTCTCTGGTTGTCCAG GCTTGTTTTCAGGAGAGCTTCCTGAGTGCACACAGGACCTGATGATTGATGTCACTAAGAGCTACTACCAGAAGTTCCTGCCCCTCAGCCAGATTTGA